One window of the Halorussus sp. MSC15.2 genome contains the following:
- a CDS encoding Cdc6/Cdc18 family protein, which translates to MDLEERIARRQATRGDDLFVDRSPLNPAVHLPDPVGRGPVLERLLDVLDPVFDRRLPPDAAVYGPKGAGKSALVSALFAHLNDQFGRQHRRIGTTTRAGTATDTVEFVHVDAYRTTSEFQFYHTLLDAVVEESVPRRGVGTEEFRERLVEQFSSPARKAVVAVDHVAEPSSPSGGELREWFAPVADDASLVVVGRAVPDDWDSKTVHVPEYRQHALVDILTERASRALASSALRLGQARHLAEWASGDAHDALAAAFGAADLADADGADRIRASDVDAGIADVPDDGIHVGRVFALPENRRKVLLELVSLDATPPIDEAASAIAERSDLSAATVKRFLYELAECGVLERVQTEATDGSGRRPSRTVPRFPTIPFRRFEGELRAE; encoded by the coding sequence ATGGACCTCGAAGAACGAATCGCTCGGCGGCAGGCCACGCGGGGCGACGACCTGTTCGTGGACCGAAGCCCCCTCAACCCCGCCGTCCACCTCCCGGACCCGGTCGGTCGCGGTCCCGTCCTCGAACGCCTCCTCGACGTTCTCGACCCCGTGTTCGACCGGCGACTCCCGCCGGACGCCGCGGTGTACGGGCCGAAAGGCGCGGGGAAGTCGGCGCTGGTGAGCGCGCTGTTCGCTCACCTGAACGACCAGTTCGGCCGACAGCACCGCCGAATAGGCACGACCACCCGGGCCGGAACCGCGACCGACACCGTCGAGTTCGTCCACGTCGACGCCTACCGCACGACCAGCGAGTTCCAGTTTTACCACACGCTGCTCGACGCCGTCGTCGAGGAGTCGGTCCCGCGACGCGGCGTCGGCACCGAGGAGTTCCGGGAGCGGTTGGTCGAACAGTTCTCGTCGCCCGCCCGCAAGGCCGTCGTCGCGGTGGACCACGTCGCCGAACCGAGTTCGCCCTCCGGCGGCGAACTCCGCGAGTGGTTCGCGCCGGTCGCCGACGACGCGTCGCTCGTGGTCGTCGGTCGAGCGGTCCCCGACGACTGGGACTCGAAGACCGTCCACGTGCCGGAGTACCGCCAGCACGCGCTCGTTGACATCCTGACCGAACGGGCCTCACGGGCGCTGGCGAGTAGCGCCCTCAGACTCGGACAGGCCCGACACCTCGCGGAGTGGGCCAGCGGCGACGCCCACGACGCACTCGCCGCCGCGTTCGGGGCGGCCGACCTCGCGGACGCCGACGGTGCCGACCGAATCCGCGCGAGCGACGTGGACGCGGGTATCGCGGACGTGCCCGACGACGGGATTCACGTCGGCCGAGTGTTCGCGCTGCCGGAGAACCGACGGAAGGTCCTCCTCGAACTGGTCTCGCTGGACGCGACGCCGCCGATAGACGAGGCGGCGAGCGCCATCGCGGAGCGCTCGGACCTGTCGGCGGCGACGGTCAAGCGGTTCCTGTACGAACTCGCCGAATGCGGCGTCCTCGAACGCGTCCAGACCGAGGCGACGGACGGGAGCGGGCGCCGCCCCAGTCGGACGGTCCCGCGGTTCCCGACGATTCCGTTCCGGCGGTTCGAGGGCGAACTACGGGCGGAGTGA
- a CDS encoding anaerobic glycerol-3-phosphate dehydrogenase subunit C, with the protein MSDAEQPMDANDANDVREEETVADDEFEPVQVFPESEEMDLRPGSDDCYKCSTCDTNCPVAEVDDDFPGPKFQGPEQWRLKRKEDTDIDDSVMSCSNCMRCDSSCPSDVPLSQMHNTARGEYVENQMDKLSREYVRNRILANYRTMAELGSKVPRLTNFVMGNSLVQAVNEKVLGITSEREFPEFAEETFREWWEKRGGAATSEERAGRDDSRAERGGPQVRSEDKRVAYFHGCYSNYNTPAVGKAMVRLFEWFGYEVVVPKQRCSGTPMFANGMLADAKRAAGINVENFSGLVEEGYDVIASCTSCSMSLRQEYPELFSYDGTASVAAHTYEALEYLRLHEDLEAELEDAEVDAGEFAYHAPCHARNQGLAGQAVEVLDGLDGANAEDVGDSCSGISGTYGWKDEKYETSMEIGSEMFEHMERTDAETGMTECPTCAMQMEHGTGYEIRHPLEVLEEALVGEGSN; encoded by the coding sequence ATGAGTGACGCAGAACAGCCGATGGACGCGAACGACGCGAACGACGTGCGAGAGGAAGAGACAGTCGCAGACGACGAGTTCGAACCGGTGCAGGTGTTCCCCGAGAGCGAGGAGATGGACCTCCGGCCGGGGAGCGACGACTGCTACAAGTGCTCGACCTGCGATACCAACTGTCCCGTCGCGGAGGTGGACGACGACTTCCCCGGGCCGAAGTTCCAAGGACCCGAGCAGTGGCGACTCAAGCGCAAGGAGGACACCGACATCGACGACTCGGTGATGTCCTGTTCGAACTGCATGCGCTGTGACTCGTCGTGTCCCTCCGACGTTCCACTCAGCCAGATGCACAACACGGCGCGGGGGGAGTACGTCGAGAACCAGATGGACAAGCTATCCCGGGAGTACGTCCGCAACCGGATTCTGGCGAACTACCGGACGATGGCGGAACTGGGGAGCAAGGTCCCGCGACTCACCAACTTCGTGATGGGCAACTCGCTCGTGCAGGCGGTCAACGAGAAGGTACTGGGTATCACCAGCGAGCGCGAGTTCCCCGAGTTCGCCGAGGAGACGTTCCGCGAGTGGTGGGAAAAGCGAGGTGGCGCAGCCACCTCGGAAGAGCGAGCGGGGAGGGACGACTCGCGAGCAGAGCGAGGTGGCCCGCAAGTGCGCTCGGAGGACAAGCGAGTCGCGTACTTCCACGGCTGTTACTCGAACTACAATACCCCCGCAGTCGGTAAGGCCATGGTCCGACTGTTCGAGTGGTTCGGTTACGAGGTGGTCGTCCCGAAGCAGCGCTGTTCGGGGACGCCGATGTTCGCCAACGGGATGCTGGCGGACGCCAAGCGGGCCGCGGGAATCAACGTCGAGAACTTCTCGGGCCTCGTCGAGGAGGGGTACGACGTCATCGCCTCCTGCACCTCCTGTTCGATGTCGCTCCGTCAGGAGTACCCGGAACTGTTCAGCTACGACGGGACCGCCAGCGTCGCGGCCCACACCTACGAGGCCCTCGAATACCTGCGACTCCACGAGGACCTCGAAGCGGAGTTGGAAGACGCCGAGGTCGATGCGGGCGAGTTCGCCTACCACGCACCCTGTCACGCCCGGAATCAGGGGCTTGCCGGACAGGCCGTCGAGGTCCTCGACGGCCTCGACGGCGCGAACGCCGAGGACGTGGGCGACTCGTGTTCCGGCATCTCCGGGACCTACGGCTGGAAGGACGAGAAATACGAAACGTCCATGGAAATCGGGTCAGAGATGTTCGAACACATGGAACGGACCGACGCCGAGACGGGGATGACCGAGTGCCCGACCTGCGCGATGCAGATGGAACACGGGACGGGCTACGAGATTCGCCATCCCCTCGAAGTGCTGGAGGAAGCCCTCGTCGGCGAGGGGAGCAACTGA
- a CDS encoding DUF368 domain-containing protein: MRELLSIYLKGVFMGIAEGVPGVSGGTIALITGIYERLVGAIAAFDPRVVADLPRAYDSEARGRIAAMLREMDVVFLAVLLAGMLSAIVAVTGAILSVKESNPAVLYGFFFGLIAASAVALWTEVRLDTNAERAAAVVGFVAAFLLAGVSTGASVPHSPVVLFLAGGFAVTAMVLPGVSGAFLLLLFGQYDFMSNALHEFIDEAIAVVRGGSLDSLVGPAVAVASFCAGAAVGVLTFARVVEWALSNYREVTLTFLVALMVGALRLPAAEVVTADGAWPVARVAAVALAALAGGAAVLLIDYYTDDLDYVEDERADPTPAPRND, translated from the coding sequence ATGCGAGAGTTGCTCTCCATCTACCTGAAGGGTGTGTTCATGGGCATCGCGGAAGGCGTGCCGGGCGTCTCTGGCGGCACCATCGCGCTGATAACCGGCATCTACGAGCGACTCGTGGGAGCCATCGCGGCCTTCGACCCGCGCGTCGTGGCCGACCTGCCCCGGGCGTACGACTCCGAAGCGCGAGGTCGAATCGCCGCGATGCTCCGAGAGATGGACGTGGTGTTCCTCGCGGTGTTGCTAGCGGGAATGTTGAGCGCCATCGTCGCGGTTACTGGCGCTATCCTCTCGGTCAAGGAGTCGAACCCGGCCGTGCTGTACGGGTTCTTCTTCGGTCTTATCGCCGCCTCCGCGGTCGCGCTCTGGACCGAGGTCCGACTCGACACGAACGCGGAACGCGCCGCCGCCGTGGTGGGATTCGTCGCCGCGTTCCTGCTCGCCGGCGTCTCGACCGGCGCGTCGGTCCCCCACTCGCCGGTAGTGCTGTTCCTCGCGGGCGGGTTCGCGGTCACCGCCATGGTGCTTCCGGGCGTTTCGGGGGCGTTCCTGCTCCTGCTGTTCGGCCAGTACGACTTCATGTCGAACGCGCTCCACGAGTTCATCGACGAGGCTATCGCGGTCGTGCGGGGCGGGTCGCTCGACTCGCTGGTCGGTCCCGCCGTGGCGGTCGCGTCGTTCTGCGCGGGTGCGGCGGTCGGCGTCCTCACCTTCGCCCGCGTGGTCGAGTGGGCGCTGTCGAACTACCGGGAAGTGACCTTGACGTTCTTGGTCGCGCTGATGGTCGGTGCGCTTCGACTTCCGGCCGCCGAGGTCGTCACCGCGGACGGGGCGTGGCCGGTCGCACGCGTGGCCGCGGTCGCGCTCGCGGCACTCGCCGGCGGAGCGGCGGTCCTGCTGATAGACTACTACACCGACGACCTCGACTACGTCGAGGACGAGCGCGCGGACCCGACTCCCGCCCCTCGCAACGACTGA
- a CDS encoding oligosaccharyl transferase, archaeosortase A system-associated, giving the protein MSQQTEQVEDSTESADSVLDSFEDWYHVPVLAAAIAFMLWVRLQSYGKFIRNGEVIFKGNDAWYHLRQVQYTVQNWPATMPFDPWTYFPFGTSVGQFGTLYDQLVATAALVVGLGDPSSTLVAKTLLVAPAVFGALVAIPTYLVGKRLGGRPGGLFGVVVLALFPGTFLRRGLVGFADHNIAEPLFQTFAVLAMMVALTVAERERPVYELLADGDFEALRAPLGFSALAGVATALYLWTWPPGVLLVGIFGVFFGIKLTADYVRGVSPDHLAFVGAVSMTVTGLLLLVPLGTLDMSPTRFSPLQPLLAFAVAGGCVFMAWLAREWDARDLATALYPATIGGIILAVTGVVYLAVPSLFNLIRRNLVRFIGFSAGAQTRTIGEAKPFLSNVQPRFGIEWYDVIMREYGLMLFTAVVAAVWMVWRTYRTDDHRAEQLLVLVWAAFITAAAFTQLRFNYYLAVPVAVLNAYLLKQILSVANLTNRESLTDVEGYQVLAVVFVVLLIVPVLVTPASIGSSGYPAVDNTNTAMQTGQSGPKPGTVNWAGSLDWLANNTPAEGDYANANNEGELDYYGTYQQSNNDFQYPEGSYGVMSWWDYGHWITTRGERIPNANPFQEGADTAAKYLLAPSEQRANNILQTLGNDSEETRYVMVDWKMAEPSSKFSAPTVFHPNVSAGDFYSPVYQQGQNGPQLAFRMKSQRYYQSQVARLYLYHGSRMEPAPVVVDWRAQTYRTPEGETVSYKIGEQGPNATLVRKFQTMQQARQFVANDSTSQIGGIGPFPSESVPALEHYRVVKQSQSSGANSSQYARTLRSEMRLLQQAGMNPRQLLQTSPSWVKTFERVPGATVTGTGPANTTVTAQVQLSPVGQSGSFVYSQQARTGPDGQFTMTLPYSSTGYDNWGPENGYTNVSVRATGPYQFYTSRSIEDGNLTFSNASAEVTEAQVIGESDENVTVELTKESVSLQQNQSGNQTASGNETASGDQTNETASGNESSGNTSALATPSAQSDADAESRSTPESALPDREDTTPMRAGLVGAYAGALVVGLRD; this is encoded by the coding sequence ATGAGCCAGCAAACTGAGCAGGTCGAGGACTCGACCGAGTCGGCCGATTCGGTCCTCGACTCGTTCGAGGACTGGTATCACGTCCCCGTACTCGCCGCGGCTATCGCGTTTATGCTCTGGGTACGACTCCAGTCCTACGGAAAGTTCATCAGAAACGGTGAGGTCATCTTCAAAGGAAACGACGCGTGGTACCACCTCAGACAGGTACAGTACACGGTCCAGAACTGGCCCGCGACGATGCCCTTCGACCCGTGGACCTACTTCCCGTTCGGGACCAGCGTCGGTCAGTTCGGCACCCTCTACGACCAACTGGTCGCCACTGCCGCCCTCGTAGTCGGACTCGGCGACCCCTCCAGCACGCTCGTCGCGAAGACACTGTTGGTCGCACCCGCTGTCTTCGGTGCGCTGGTCGCAATCCCGACGTATCTCGTCGGCAAGCGCCTCGGCGGCCGTCCCGGCGGCCTGTTCGGGGTCGTCGTTCTGGCACTGTTCCCCGGCACGTTCCTGCGACGCGGACTGGTCGGATTCGCCGACCACAACATCGCGGAACCGCTGTTCCAGACGTTCGCGGTGCTGGCGATGATGGTCGCGCTGACCGTCGCCGAGCGCGAACGTCCCGTCTACGAACTGCTCGCCGACGGTGACTTCGAGGCGCTCCGCGCGCCGCTCGGCTTCAGTGCGCTCGCCGGGGTCGCCACCGCCCTGTACCTCTGGACGTGGCCACCCGGCGTGCTGCTCGTCGGTATCTTCGGCGTCTTCTTCGGCATCAAACTCACCGCGGACTACGTCCGCGGGGTCAGTCCCGACCACCTCGCGTTCGTCGGCGCTGTCAGCATGACCGTGACGGGCCTGCTCCTGTTGGTCCCGCTCGGCACGCTCGACATGAGTCCGACCCGGTTTTCGCCGCTGCAACCGCTGCTCGCGTTCGCGGTGGCCGGTGGCTGTGTCTTCATGGCGTGGCTCGCCCGCGAGTGGGACGCCCGCGACCTCGCGACCGCTCTCTATCCCGCGACTATCGGCGGTATCATCCTCGCCGTCACCGGCGTCGTCTACCTCGCGGTCCCGTCGCTGTTCAACCTCATTCGCCGGAATCTCGTCCGGTTCATCGGCTTCAGCGCCGGCGCGCAGACGCGGACCATCGGCGAGGCCAAGCCGTTCCTCTCGAACGTCCAACCGCGATTCGGTATCGAGTGGTACGACGTCATCATGCGCGAGTACGGCCTGATGCTGTTCACGGCGGTCGTCGCCGCGGTCTGGATGGTCTGGCGGACCTACCGAACCGACGACCACCGTGCCGAACAACTGCTCGTCCTCGTGTGGGCCGCTTTCATCACCGCGGCGGCGTTCACGCAGTTACGGTTCAACTACTACCTCGCGGTGCCGGTCGCGGTGCTGAACGCCTACCTCCTCAAGCAGATTCTCTCGGTGGCGAACCTGACGAACCGCGAGTCGCTGACCGACGTCGAGGGGTATCAGGTACTCGCGGTCGTGTTCGTGGTCCTGCTCATCGTTCCCGTGCTGGTCACCCCCGCCAGCATCGGGTCGTCCGGGTATCCCGCGGTCGATAACACGAACACTGCGATGCAGACGGGACAGTCCGGTCCCAAACCCGGCACGGTCAACTGGGCCGGGTCGCTCGACTGGTTGGCGAACAACACGCCCGCGGAGGGCGACTACGCCAACGCCAATAACGAGGGTGAACTCGACTACTACGGCACCTACCAGCAGAGCAACAACGACTTCCAGTATCCCGAAGGCTCCTACGGCGTCATGTCGTGGTGGGACTACGGACACTGGATTACGACCCGCGGCGAGCGCATCCCGAACGCCAACCCGTTCCAAGAGGGTGCCGACACCGCCGCGAAGTACCTGCTCGCACCGAGCGAGCAGCGCGCGAACAACATCCTCCAAACCCTCGGTAACGACAGCGAGGAGACTCGGTACGTGATGGTGGACTGGAAGATGGCCGAACCGAGTTCCAAGTTCTCCGCGCCGACGGTGTTCCACCCGAACGTCTCGGCCGGTGACTTCTACAGTCCGGTCTACCAGCAGGGCCAGAACGGTCCGCAGTTAGCCTTCCGGATGAAGAGCCAACGCTACTACCAGAGTCAGGTGGCGCGGCTCTACCTCTACCACGGCAGTCGGATGGAACCCGCACCCGTCGTCGTGGACTGGCGCGCCCAGACCTACCGGACGCCTGAAGGAGAGACCGTCTCGTACAAGATAGGCGAACAGGGACCGAACGCGACGCTCGTCCGGAAGTTCCAGACGATGCAACAGGCCCGGCAGTTCGTCGCCAACGACAGCACGTCCCAGATAGGCGGCATCGGGCCGTTCCCGAGCGAATCGGTTCCGGCGCTCGAACACTACCGCGTGGTCAAGCAGAGTCAGTCCTCCGGCGCGAACTCCTCGCAGTACGCCCGGACGCTCCGGAGCGAGATGCGACTGCTCCAGCAGGCCGGGATGAACCCGCGCCAGCTGCTCCAGACCTCTCCGTCGTGGGTCAAGACGTTCGAGCGAGTCCCCGGCGCGACGGTGACGGGCACCGGCCCGGCCAACACCACGGTCACGGCGCAGGTCCAACTGTCGCCGGTCGGCCAGTCCGGTTCGTTCGTCTACAGTCAGCAGGCCCGGACCGGGCCTGACGGTCAGTTCACGATGACGCTGCCGTACTCCTCGACGGGGTACGACAACTGGGGGCCGGAGAACGGCTACACCAACGTCAGCGTGCGGGCGACCGGTCCGTACCAGTTCTACACGTCGCGGAGCATCGAGGACGGCAACCTGACGTTCTCCAACGCCTCCGCAGAGGTGACCGAGGCGCAGGTCATCGGCGAGAGTGACGAGAACGTGACGGTCGAACTGACGAAGGAGTCGGTCTCGCTCCAGCAGAACCAGTCGGGCAACCAGACGGCGTCCGGTAACGAGACCGCTTCGGGCGACCAGACGAACGAGACGGCGTCGGGCAACGAGTCGAGCGGTAACACTTCGGCGCTCGCGACCCCGAGCGCACAGTCGGACGCTGATGCCGAGTCGCGTTCGACGCCCGAGAGCGCCCTGCCGGACCGCGAGGACACGACCCCGATGCGGGCCGGTCTCGTCGGTGCGTACGCCGGTGCACTCGTCGTCGGTCTGCGGGACTGA
- a CDS encoding helix-turn-helix domain-containing protein yields the protein MTRSRGDRIHVVGVGDAEVEGETERQQEAVETAVAVGYYDVPRTATHEDVAAELACAPSTASEHLRKAESKVLQSRFGE from the coding sequence GTGACACGGTCACGCGGCGACCGCATCCACGTGGTCGGGGTTGGGGACGCCGAAGTGGAAGGTGAGACCGAACGCCAGCAAGAGGCCGTCGAGACGGCCGTGGCGGTCGGTTACTACGACGTGCCCCGGACCGCCACCCACGAGGACGTGGCCGCGGAGTTGGCGTGCGCGCCGAGTACCGCGTCCGAACACCTCCGGAAAGCCGAGTCGAAGGTGCTACAGTCGCGGTTCGGAGAGTAA